GTGCGGTGGCACCGTCGCCCGAGTACCCGGTCAGCGGTCCGTCGTCAGACGAGCGGACACACCGGGGTGAGGAGTTGCGAACTGCTTGGTACCAACGCGGATGGCCGGGGAGCTCGTCCCGTCACCTTGTCGGTAAGAGTGGCCCGAAGGGCTCGCGCACCAACGTAATGGGAACGTTCCCAGTCCGTGGTGGGAACGACGAAAGATCGTCTACCGCCGGGCGTTCGAGGCTGTTGTTCAGCTTCACGGGCGACACGACGGACGGCACGACGCCTTGTCAACGTGTGCCTGCGCGCCGCCGGGCGGCGAGACGATTCACCGGCAACCGCAGGTGCCGGGCGCTTCACCCGGCGGAACTTTCGAAGTGAGGTCACAGCGCTCCCCCCAGATCGCTGAGGCGAGCATAGGCGAGAATTCGATCAATGGAGCCGGAATCGGCACAAGATCGGAACTTGCTGACCTACTCCGACGATCTGTGCCGTATCGCCTCGTGAAACGCCTTGTGAGACTAGGATCTCGCGGATACGCCGGTTGTCCGGAGCCAGTCCGCGGCGGCCAGCACCGCGCGCGCGACCTCGGCGACGTCGCGCCCGTCGGTGTCGACGCGGAAGTCGGCGACGTCGTCGCGTTCGAACTGCGCCGACAACTCCGCGGCCCGTCGCGTCAGCTTGTCGAGGTCGGCTCCGCGCTCGCGGCCGCGGCCGACGATGCGAGCCGCCAGTTCCTCCTGGCCCGTGTGCAACCTGCACAGGACCGCAGCGGCGTTCGGAACCGCGTCCGCGTACATCGCGAGGCCGTCCCGCGACTCGACCACCCCGGCGGCCAGCACACATCGCGCCCCCGCGGCTCGGTAGTTCCGCCACATCGCGCCGAGGTTGCGGGCCTTCATCCGCTCGTTGTACGGGTCGTCGCCGGGAACGGGCCGGCAGGCGCCGAGAAGGTCCAGGTCCACGAGCGCTGGTGCGTCGCCGGCGTCGACGAGCTGCCCGAAGATCTCCCACGCCACCGTTGTCTTGCCGACGCCGGGTGGACCGGAGATGAACAGGATCGGCACCGGGTGACCACGCATGGCGAGGACCGTATCCACTTCCCGGGCATCCGAACGATCCGTTTTCCGTCCGTACGCCGTCCCGGCGCCGGCCCGCGCTTGTTTCGTACTCTCAGCCGACCCGTCGGTTCAGTGGTAGTTGAGCTTGGACAGTTCGACCGTGCCACAAGAAACGACCATGGTTCTACGGGTTGAGGGGTACCAGGAATTTCCTTGTGGACAAGGGTTTCCCGCGAGCGAGAGTCGGTCTTGTGCGGTAGAATCGAACGCATGAGCGACGGCGGTGGATACTTCGGCGGTGACCTGGGCGATGGTCCGGGTCGTCGCCGGGTGCTGCCGGGCGGGTTCGCTGATGTGCCGGGTGGGCCGCGGCTTGCGGTGCTGCTCGCCTCGGTGGATCGCGGGGTGTGTAACGGGTTCGAGGTGGAGGAGCGGGCCAGGGCGTGGCGGCGGCTGATCGGCTGGGCGGAGGCCGAGTGTCTGGCCGAGGTGAACGAGCTGGCCTACGCCGAACCCGGTATGCCCGACGAGCCGGCGCAGCGCAGTCCCGAGATGGACCCGATGACCCAGGCCGTGCTGGAACCTTTGCTGCGGTGGTCGGGCTACCACGCCAGCTGGTATCTGGCGCTGGCCCTCACCCTGCCCCGCCTGCCCCGGACACGAGCAGCGCTGGCGTCCGGGCAGTTGGAGCTCCCCGACGTGCGGGCGATCGTGGACCGGATCACCGACGCGAAACCCGACCTGTGGGATGCGATCGAGGACGCGATCTTCCCGAAGGTGCTGGAACTGCGGGGCGGGCTGTTGCGGGCCAAGGTCGAAGCCGAGGTCGTCAAAGCCGACCCCGAGGCTGCCGGTAAACGCCACCGCGCCGCGCGGACGGGGCGGAACGTCGCGATCTGGCCCGCCGTGGACGGTGTCGCCGACCTCGCGATCCGCGGCCTGTCCGCTGATCAGGCCGCGGAGGCGTACGGGTACATCGACGCGATTGCCCGTGCCGTCAAGTCCGCCGGTGACCCGCGCAAGCTGAGCCAACTACGCGCCGACGTCGCCTACTCCCTGCTCAGTGGTTCCGCCGACCTCATCGACTGCTCGGCTCCGGTGAGCAAGGACAACCACGCCGACCAGGGCCAGAGCACGCAGGACCACGCCGCGCAGGACCACGCCGCGCAGGACCACGCCGCGCAGGACCATGCCGCGCAGAGCCAGGCCGCGCAAGACGAGGCGCAGGACGACTCCGGGCAGGACGACTCCGGGCAGCAGCCCGCGGACGGTGACACTCCGCAGGAGCGGGCCGGCGGCGAGCAGGTCGGCGGCGAGCAGGTCGAAGACGAGCCGCAGGCCCAAGAGGACATGCGGCCCGCGAGCGAGAACGAGCGGGCGCAGGACGAGACCGGGCAGGGTGGGGAGGGGCGCTGTGCCGTGCACCGGTTCCCCGACCACGACCTGCACGACAGCTGGTGTGAGTGCGGGAACTGTGCTCCGGCACCGGTGGCCAGCTGCAGCGTGTGTGGTACGGCCGCGATGAACGGGGTCCGAGTCCACGACACCGCCGCCCACGAGGCCGCAGCCCGCAACGCCGAGCCGCCGGATCCGCCGGATCCACCTGATCCGCCGGGTCGGCCTGATCCGCCGGATCCGCTGGGTCGGCCTGATCCGCCGGATCCGCTGGGTCGGCCTGATCCACCGACAGACGAGTCCACACCGCCGCCACCGCCGTGGACCTCTTCGCAGCCGAGCTGGGGTCCGATCAAGACGCGCGCCAAGGTGCAGCTGAACATGCCGCTGACCACCCTGATGGGGCTGTCCACCCAGCCCGGCGAACTCGGCGGGTTCGGGCCCATCATCACCGAGGTGGCTCGCCGGATCGTGGCGAACCACCTCGACAACCCCGAAGCCAGATTCAGTGTCGGGGTCACCCACCCGGTCACCGGACGGTTACTGCACCTGCACCCGATCCCGGCGAGGTTCCTGCGCGGACTGCAAGCCGAGCTCGTCCATGCCCGCGACCAGCGCTGCGTATGGACCACCTGCCGAAGACCAGCCGCCACCTGCCACCTCGACCACAACACCGAGTACGCCGACGGCGGAGAAACCTCCGTCGACAACATCGCGCCGTTGTGCCCACGCCACCACAAGGCCAAGACCGAACGGGACTGGAAACTGAAGCAGACCGGACCCGGCGAACACAGCCTCACCGACCCGTTCGGCCGCCAGTACCACAGCGGAGCGCCCTCCCTCACCGACCCGGTGGTGCCGGCCGAGCCAGAAGCCGCCACCGCCGGTGCGAGGAGGGCCGAGGATGACCTGCCACCGTTCTGAACCTCCCGTGGCCGGTGGTCAACATCACCTTGACGTCGAGGGGTTCCGTCGGGTGCGGTGGGCAGCCGAAGCCGATGACGATCCAGGCGGGAGGACCATGAACCACCGCGGCGAGGGGCGCCCGCCGGACGAACCACCGCAGCTGCCGAGGTTCGGTCCGATCCGACAGGTCCCGCCGGACGGCGTACTGCGGGCGATGCCCGGGGCCTCCTCCGGGACCCGATGGCGGACGGACCGGTTCGGCGGCGACGAGGACCACTATCCGAACGGCGGCATCTGGCAGTTCACGGCGCGCCCACCGGCCTCCGAACCGACTTCCGAACCGGCCGCCGACGCGTCGTTCAGCACGATGGTGAAACGCACCGGAGTCAACCACCTCGGCACCGACCCGGTGTGGCGTGGCCGGCCCGATCCGGCGGATCCGCAGTGGTGGGGGCGGGAGGCCGCGTTCTACGAGTCCGACCTCGCCACCTCCGGATGGGCTCCCGGCGTGCGCGCCGCCCACTGCTATGCGGTCGACGACCACGACGGCTGTCGCGACGTGTGGCTGGAGACGGTGAACGTCCCGGCGACCCTGGACGTCTGCGAACGCGCGGTCGCGGGCCTGGCCCGGTGGCAGGTCGCCACGGCGAGCGCCCGGCACTCCTGGCTGTCCGAGGACTGGATCCCCACTCACGTCCGCCGTCGCGATCTGGACAACGCGCGTACGCTGGCGCACCCGGCCTGGCCGTCGGCGATCGAACGCGGTCTCGACCCGGCCCTCCGCGACGTGGTCGCGGACAGGATCACCGACCCGGCGAGGATTCGCCAACTTCTCAAGGGGTTTCCGCGGGTCCTCACCCACTACGACTTCCACAACGCCAACCTCGGCCTGGTCGCGGACAAGGTCGCGATCATCGACTGGGCGTACGTCGGCTGGGGCCCGATCGGGCACGACACCGGCCACCTGGCGGCGGACGTCGCCGGCCGCGAACTGCCGCCGGACAAGGTGTGGGAGGTGCTGCTGTCGGCGTACTGCGACGCCCTCACGGAGGCAGGTTGGACCGGTGACCCGGCCGTCGTGCGCCGGGCGACGACGACGTCGAACGTCCTGCGCCTGGGCTGGCAGATCGACCACGTCCTGAGCATCGTCGAGGATCTGCGCGACGACGCGATCCCCGCCGTGAACGCCAGACTTCGGCTGTTCGCCGAGCTTCAGGCCTCGCCGGAGATGATGCGGTGAGCCGAAAGAGGCGGCAGGTCACTTCTCGTACCAGTAGGTGAAGGTATCCGCCGCCGCGCCACGTCCGGGGCCGTCTGTCGTCGCAGCGTCCGCCGCCTCACCGTGCTCGGGGACGAAGGTGAACACGCCATGACCTCGCAGCCCGGTCAGCTCCCGGGTGGCCGACCCGGGCACGACCTCCCAGTGCCCGTGCACGAATCCGGCTCCCGTGGTGTATCCCTGCGCGGTGAGTACGAACGACCCCGGCCGGCCGTCGAGCGTGCCGTCGAACCGCTCGACGCCGGTGAAGGTGTCGGTGCCGTCCGCGCGTACCACCCGGACGTGGTCGGCGACCCCGGTCCCGGCGAGGGACCCGGTGAACTGCTCGGTCAGCACCGTCGACACCAGCGAGATTCCACTGTCGTCCGCCGGGCTCACGACCCTGAGGTCGTAGTCGACCACCACCACCGTGCTCTGGCCAGTTCGCTGACGTTCTGGTTGCTCCACGCTGTTCGACATGGAGTCCAGGATCACGCCAGTGACCCCTCGTCCGCCACCACGTGGCCAGGGAGGTTCCGGCCGTCGTCCCGATCGGTTCCGGACCGCGACGATGGCCGACGAGCAAGCCGTGCTTGACGACGCCTCGTCAAAGCGCCGTTGACAGGTGACACGTCACGTTCAGGGACGCGTCACAGCCTGTCCTTGGTGTCCTTCGTCCCCACCACCATCACCAGCGCGGCGAAGACGAGCGCCACGGTCATGAGGGTGCGGTGGTGCGCCTGGAATGCCCACAGCGCAAAGGCGAGAGTCGCGATCCAGTAGATTCCCCACCGTGTCATGTCAACTCCAGTGTTCATCTTGCTGGCATCGTGACACCGGGGCGGAAGCCGCGCCACGCTTTTACCGAAGTACGGGGACTCGGTGCATCCCAGCCAATTTCGTCCGGCAGTTGCCGCATTCCTGAGGTCGAACCCCGCGCGAGGATCGACGGCACGCCCGCCCGTCTTGACAGCCCGGACCCCTGAGGCGTATACAACTCCCTAGTTGTACAACCAGTGAGTTGTTTACTGCCCAGGGGGCATCCATGCTGATGGATCTGATCGCCGCGGAGCGCGCAGCGCTGACCGAGGTCCTGGCCGGTCTCGATGCCGGCCAGTGGCGTGCACCCACCCTGTGCGCCGGATGGACGGTGAGCCACGTGGTGGCCCATCTGACGATGCCGTTCCGGATCTCCGAGCAGGAGTTCATGGACGCGATGCGACGGGCCGGTGGCCGGTTCACGGTGATGTCGGACGAGATCGCCGAACGGGACAGCCGGCTTCCGCCGGAGCAGCTGGCCGCCGCGTTGGGCGACAACGTGCACACCCCGTGGAGCCCACCGGGCGGCGGGCTGGCCGGAGCGCTCAGCCACGACGTCATCCATGGCCTCGACATCGCCCGGCCGCTCGGCATCGAGTACCCCATTCCGGACGACGCGCTCACGACGGTGCTCGACCTCATCACCGGCCCCGAGCACGCCAACACCGACGGCACCAATCCGTTCGGCTTCCGGCTGGACGGCCGCCGCCTGTCGGCCACCGACCTGGACTGGTCCGCAGGGTCCGCAGGGT
This Actinopolymorpha cephalotaxi DNA region includes the following protein-coding sequences:
- a CDS encoding AAA family ATPase, whose amino-acid sequence is MRGHPVPILFISGPPGVGKTTVAWEIFGQLVDAGDAPALVDLDLLGACRPVPGDDPYNERMKARNLGAMWRNYRAAGARCVLAAGVVESRDGLAMYADAVPNAAAVLCRLHTGQEELAARIVGRGRERGADLDKLTRRAAELSAQFERDDVADFRVDTDGRDVAEVARAVLAAADWLRTTGVSARS
- a CDS encoding HNH endonuclease signature motif containing protein; translated protein: MSDGGGYFGGDLGDGPGRRRVLPGGFADVPGGPRLAVLLASVDRGVCNGFEVEERARAWRRLIGWAEAECLAEVNELAYAEPGMPDEPAQRSPEMDPMTQAVLEPLLRWSGYHASWYLALALTLPRLPRTRAALASGQLELPDVRAIVDRITDAKPDLWDAIEDAIFPKVLELRGGLLRAKVEAEVVKADPEAAGKRHRAARTGRNVAIWPAVDGVADLAIRGLSADQAAEAYGYIDAIARAVKSAGDPRKLSQLRADVAYSLLSGSADLIDCSAPVSKDNHADQGQSTQDHAAQDHAAQDHAAQDHAAQSQAAQDEAQDDSGQDDSGQQPADGDTPQERAGGEQVGGEQVEDEPQAQEDMRPASENERAQDETGQGGEGRCAVHRFPDHDLHDSWCECGNCAPAPVASCSVCGTAAMNGVRVHDTAAHEAAARNAEPPDPPDPPDPPGRPDPPDPLGRPDPPDPLGRPDPPTDESTPPPPPWTSSQPSWGPIKTRAKVQLNMPLTTLMGLSTQPGELGGFGPIITEVARRIVANHLDNPEARFSVGVTHPVTGRLLHLHPIPARFLRGLQAELVHARDQRCVWTTCRRPAATCHLDHNTEYADGGETSVDNIAPLCPRHHKAKTERDWKLKQTGPGEHSLTDPFGRQYHSGAPSLTDPVVPAEPEAATAGARRAEDDLPPF
- a CDS encoding phosphotransferase; protein product: MNHRGEGRPPDEPPQLPRFGPIRQVPPDGVLRAMPGASSGTRWRTDRFGGDEDHYPNGGIWQFTARPPASEPTSEPAADASFSTMVKRTGVNHLGTDPVWRGRPDPADPQWWGREAAFYESDLATSGWAPGVRAAHCYAVDDHDGCRDVWLETVNVPATLDVCERAVAGLARWQVATASARHSWLSEDWIPTHVRRRDLDNARTLAHPAWPSAIERGLDPALRDVVADRITDPARIRQLLKGFPRVLTHYDFHNANLGLVADKVAIIDWAYVGWGPIGHDTGHLAADVAGRELPPDKVWEVLLSAYCDALTEAGWTGDPAVVRRATTTSNVLRLGWQIDHVLSIVEDLRDDAIPAVNARLRLFAELQASPEMMR
- a CDS encoding DUF3224 domain-containing protein → MSNSVEQPERQRTGQSTVVVVDYDLRVVSPADDSGISLVSTVLTEQFTGSLAGTGVADHVRVVRADGTDTFTGVERFDGTLDGRPGSFVLTAQGYTTGAGFVHGHWEVVPGSATRELTGLRGHGVFTFVPEHGEAADAATTDGPGRGAAADTFTYWYEK
- a CDS encoding maleylpyruvate isomerase family mycothiol-dependent enzyme; protein product: MLMDLIAAERAALTEVLAGLDAGQWRAPTLCAGWTVSHVVAHLTMPFRISEQEFMDAMRRAGGRFTVMSDEIAERDSRLPPEQLAAALGDNVHTPWSPPGGGLAGALSHDVIHGLDIARPLGIEYPIPDDALTTVLDLITGPEHANTDGTNPFGFRLDGRRLSATDLDWSAGSAGSAGSGELVAAPARDLVLLAAGRRLP